taaacttttgatCATAcgcaatgattttcacatttacagtaggactttatctctgaccactttcaagccatggcctttcgAAATTGATGTCAAAAAAGTTCGAAAGTTGATGTCAGAAttcagtgttgttttttttagataGATGTTAGTAgatgagagagaatggagagagacagagagtttattttagcatgggtttcctccataaaagagacctgcatgtaacttcacagcatgcggttaaaatccttaaattcatgGACGTATCTTGACTTTTTTGCAAAAAAATGTCACTTTTAACAGCcaccagtctttgagaagacgtaaaacatgtttgaatggctatacatttaaaacaatttatttgctagaaatgatgccacatatctacattcaatgctatttaagccacttcgaaagtttgtttagatccagtgattctgccgtcatggaaatGGAACGTCACACTTCAGTACtctatagacctctgaagttcacctacaaaaaagccATAAGGAGATTTGGTATCTTGAGATTTTTCCTATGGAAAAATAACATGGTGATTTTGAATTATCgtacctgttaaactctcgcggggatgaAGAAATCGGgattattttaccactacatccctggttagcttcaattaacacccggatctccttatatgggcaaagatggtagctttGGGTACTTTTTGTAGGctaacttcagaggtctatgaggaaaaataagcttgttttttgttatctcaaaaagtataaaaatcAATACAttgctcaagtgtccttttcaaaatttacgttacaaagtttgaacaaagtttatatgttaaaggaaccatatgtaagaaatgtatttcaattaatcataaaatggccctgatatgtcactagacattaagaaatcatgttcatttcaaatacttatcactgacaacagtagtccggtcaggatattgccatttaaaaagtgtaagttgcagccctcaactgatgttgatgttgtgttttgtcatgtaatgttgtgttttggcctgatgcaccaccctctacctatctactaatcacaaagtcagtagtgttttggcatccaggttggcaacctcgagtcatggtggagggggaggggatacagtaatttgaaagtgattgcagtaccagttttggccacaatcttacatatggttcctttaaatggttgaagctgaattagacgcagaattTTGGTTAGAAGAATAATAAgacgacttcggataacagaacatttTCATGCAATGTAATGATGTAATTAAATTGTGAATACAGGTTCACTCAGAATTCTGATACATAAATACAATATAATAAATGAGGGCATGCCTCATATTTGGATAAAATGCTCACAAGTCTAAGAGCTTGTTTTCCATTCTCCATGAGCCACGAAACgaagtgggggcagccgtggcctactggttagcgctttggacttgtaaccggagggttgccggttcgaaccccgaccagtatgcacggctgaagtgcccttgagcaaggcacctaacccctcactgctccccgagcaccgctgggattagtgtgtgcttcacctcaccgtgtgccgagtgtgtttcactaattcacggattgggataaatgcagagaccaaatttccctcacgggatcaaaagagtatacctATACTTGAAACATAAAGACAACTACTGAAAACACCTACAGACTATAAACAACTTTCCTTGGGTGGTTACCATGTCTGTTGTCACAGTTCACTGAACTCATAGTTCACTCAGCTCACCTCACTCTGTAAGTAGCATTAACAAtgaaaacacatttaaaaaacatgTATCCACAGAGGAAAGTTTTCTTtttgataataaaaaaacaggGAGAACAAAATATACATAGTTCTTTTATGAACACCAGTCATTTACAACACTTGAAAGATACTGCGGAGATGTATAGTATTGTGAGAGATCACAATCTCTGTGGTCAGATGAAATACCACACTTTGAAAACCAATAACAAACTCCTACTAGGTAGAATCCTCTTGTGGATAAAGGTATCACATTTAAGATTGATGTGACACAATGAATAAAATGCACCCGTCCTCAGTAAAAGGTCCATCCTAGTAGTTTGTGGGAGGATTACTTTTGCATTCCATGGAGCATAATCTCAGCCATTGTTCAGTTATGCACAAGGAAGAGTGTCCAAGATGTAGTGAAGAtgcgttttattttatttcttctttgTGGCTCTTTTACCCTCTCCCTTTCTAGGCTTCCCTTTTCCTCGTAGCTTCCTGAGCCGCCGCATCTCTTCTTTGAAGTCCTCGTGTTCATCTCTGagggaacaaaacaaaaatcaacCAACTTGTTATGTTCTAGCCATGATACAAATTGATTGTGGTCAAAACTGTGTAACACTGCCTTACCTGAACAATCCCATGTATCTCAGCTTCTGGGTCATGGCATAGTAGATTTTGTGCTGAGGATACCAGTCATACACCTCTTTTTTTTGGGCCATAGGTGGTTCCTTGAACAGCTGTACTACCTTCATGGACTTGGAATCAGTGGGACGCACAACGTCCCCAAATATCCGCGCGCTGAGACGCGCCATGCGCACAGCATAATTTGAGAGCCCAGCCAT
This portion of the Alosa sapidissima isolate fAloSap1 chromosome 22, fAloSap1.pri, whole genome shotgun sequence genome encodes:
- the mrps33 gene encoding 28S ribosomal protein S33, mitochondrial, which produces MAGLSNYAVRMARLSARIFGDVVRPTDSKSMKVVQLFKEPPMAQKKEVYDWYPQHKIYYAMTQKLRYMGLFRDEHEDFKEEMRRLRKLRGKGKPRKGEGKRATKKK